A stretch of the Uranotaenia lowii strain MFRU-FL chromosome 3, ASM2978415v1, whole genome shotgun sequence genome encodes the following:
- the LOC129754732 gene encoding ESF1 homolog — protein MAKSKKDKQLKAYGTQKQQQSSNGKGQASSSSSSSHIWNDARFAHLVNDPRFKGIPKAEKKVTIDKRFQSMFNDERFNVKHTIDKYGRKVKQGGSEELRKYYQVESSEEGSSTGEEEVEEKKVKPKPKKQVEKKPAVAEKSDESSGEDESDSDSDSLELDEEEKAFAMSDQVKNRLKDMEVDYARGEAAIASDSSSDDDEDSAGEGEGDDDEVFIEHVWGELDADAETTDESTARLAICNLDWDRIRAVDIMVMLSSFLPRGSTILSVTIYPSEFGKERMREEEERGPQELTGRDQAIDAHSDSEEPKTEEELKEAQMEKLREYQLNRLKYYYAVVQCDRVETADKLYKECDGVEYESTANKLDLRFIPDDMEFEDEPKDRCIELPEIGKYEPRVFTTTALNQAKVELTWDENDVERKEFNEKIRTGKLSELTDIDLKRYVACSSSEGEGEDEEREIAEPSSEEENSTDEEDEPESQKLSKKSKKEDMISKYRALLGEIKEQEEQDKTDKVEMEFSWKVNGKETEEASENDSESDSGKKKADNANPFEKILEKAKEKKKRRKELKKKKKRGELDGDKDQEGSDSEDDLPYGVDLNDPYFASAFDEKEFDLKKSKKKDKKNKSKDEDEEDEEEAARKRAELELILDDADDDKSHFNLKQILENEIDLKSVSKSKRKRILKKTKKQIEEQKQQKSAIQGGDDFQLDVDDSRFNAVFEKPEFNIDPTNPAFKKTKGMEKLIEEKLKKRPLTKEDLPIESSVGQQEAKKAKRDVSTSLLVKSIKRKIGK, from the exons ATGGCCAAATCGAAAAAGGACAAACAGCTGAAAGCATACGGCACTCAAAAACAGCAACAATCTTCAAATGGCAAGGGACaggcatcgtcgtcgtcgtcgtcctcgcATATCTGGAACGATGCCCGTTTCGCGCACCTGGTCAACGATCCCCGCTTCAAGGGTATTCCGAAGGCGGAGAAAAAGGTCACTATCGACAAACGCTTCCAGTCGATGTTCAACGATGAGCGGTTCAATGTGAAGCACACGATCGACAAGTATGGTCGGAAGGTGAAACAAGGTGGCAGCGAGGAGTTGCGGAAGTATTATCAGGTGGAATCGAGTGAGGAAGGGTCCTCAACTGGTGAGGAAGAGGTTGAAGAGAAGAAGGTTAAACCTAAGCCTAAGAAACAGGTTGAGAAGAAACCTGCCGTTGCGGAAAAGAGTGATGAATCTTCCGGTGAAGATGAATCAGATTCGGATTCCGATTCCTTGGAGCTGGACGAGGAAGAAAAGGCATTTGCCATGTCGGATCAAGTCAAAAATCGTCTAAAGGATATGGAGGTGGATTATGCCCGTGGGGAGGCCGCTATAGCGTCGGACAGTTCCTCGGATGATGATGAAGATTCGGCGGGTGAAGGTGAGGGTGACGATGATGAGGTGTTCATAGAACATGTTTGGGGTGAGTTGGATGCGGATGCTGAAACTACGGACGAGTCCACGGCACGATTAGCTATTTGCAATCTAGATTGGGATCGTATCAGGGCCGTTGATATTATGGTTATGCTGAGCTCGTTTTTACCAAGAGGTTCCACAATTTTAAGCGTCACA ATATATCCATCGGAATTTGGCAAAGAGAGGATGCGCGAAGAAGAGGAACGGGGACCCCAGGAGCTGACTGGACGGGATCAGGCAATCGATGCACATTCGGACAGTGAAGAACCGAAAACGGAAGAAGAGCTAAAGGAGGCCCAAATGGAAAAGTTGCGAGAGTACCAGCTCAATCGTCTAAAGTACTACTACGCGGTGGTCCAATGTGATCGAGTCGAAACGGCCGATAAATTGTACAAAGAATGCGATGGAGTCGAGTATGAGAGTACGGCCAACAAATTGGATCTGCGTTTCATTCCAGACGATATGGAGTTCGAAGATGAACCTAAAGATCGCTGCATTGAGCTTCCTGAGATAGGGAAATACGAACCAAGAGTTTTTACCACGACAGCACTGAATCAGGCCAAGGTTGAGCTCACTTGGGATGAGAACGATGTGGAGCGAAAAGagttcaatgaaaaaattcgTACCGGTAAGCTCAGTGAACTGACGGACATAGATTTGAAACGATACGTCGCTTGTAGCAGTAGCGAAGGTGAAGGTGAAGACGAGGAAAGGGAAATCGCTGAGCCAAGTTCGGAAGAGGAAAATTCGACAGACGAAGAAGATGAACCGGAAAGCCAAAAGCTCAGTAAGAAATCTAAGAAAGAGGACATGATTTCAAAGTACAGAGCCCTCCTAGGAGAAATCAAGGAGCAAGAGGAGCAGGATAAAACCGATAAAGTTGAAATGGAGTTCAGTTGGAAGGTAAACGGTAAAGAGACCGAGGAAGCTAGCGAAAATGATTCCGAATCGGATTCAGGCAAAAAGAAAGCCGATAATGCGAATCCGTTCGAAAAAATCCTGGAGAAAgctaaagagaaaaaaaagcgtCGGAAGGAgctgaagaagaaaaagaaacgaGGTGAGCTGGACGGCGACAAAGATCAGGAAGGAAGTGACTCCGAAGACGATTTACCGTACGGTGTGGACCTGAACGACCCCTACTTCGCCAGTGCCTTCGATGAAAAAGAGTTTGAcctcaaaaagtcgaaaaagaaagataagaaaaacaaaagcaaGGATGAGGACGAAGAAGACGAAGAGGAAGCGGCTAGAAAACGTGCAGAACTTGAACTGATCTTAGACGATGCCGATGACGATAAAAGTCACTTCAACCTAAAACAAATCctagaaaacgaaatcgacctAAAGTCAGTCTCCAAATCAAAAAGAAAGCGAATcctcaaaaaaactaaaaaacagaTCGAAGAACAGAAGCAGcagaaatcagcaatccaggGTGGTGATGATTTTCAGCTTGACGTTGACGATAGTCGATTCAATGCTGTGTTTGAAAAACCGGAGTTCAACATCGATCCAACGAATCCGGCCTTCAAGAAGACGAAGGGAATGGAGAAGTTGATCGAAGAGAAGCTGAAAAAGCGACCCCTAACGAAGGAAGATCTTCCGATCGAATCGTCGGTTGGGCAGCAGGAGGCGAAGAAAGCGAAACGCGATGTCAGCACCAGTCTTTTGGTTAAAAGTATCAAAAGGAAGATAGGAAAGTAG